The Alosa sapidissima isolate fAloSap1 chromosome 6, fAloSap1.pri, whole genome shotgun sequence genome window below encodes:
- the LOC121711174 gene encoding uncharacterized protein LOC121711174, protein MFTLQLINSIFNILRSDSPGHCAKYGTYSLIERTNKIIDLQLVQSSEVPNSTWCELEGLKRSMFFFKEPEPTCVNPYHRHRQIAKWVREELCSEGTKHFFDVWHVGKSLGKALDAAAKERHCEDLKLWKPAIVNHLYWTAASTPDGDPDVMQVKWQSLVNHVQDIHEHDTSAFPCCAHPPLEGEQQNKQWLEPDSTVAMKLESVTTRAALVKDIRQLSPQYQTYSLEAFHSLILHFAPKHTGFSYLGMLTEQQLYELNERTDSSVV, encoded by the exons ATGTTTACATTGCAACTCATTAATTCAATTTTTAACATTCTTAGGTCAGATTCCCCTGGGCATTGTGCAAAGTATGGCACTTACTCCTTGATAGAGAGAACAAACAAGATCATAGATCTTCAGCTTGTCCAG AGCTCTGAGGTCCCAAACAGCACCTGGTGTGAGCTTGAGGGTCTGAAGcgcagtatgtttttttttaaagaaccaGAACCTACATGTGTCAACCCTTACCACAGACATCGGCAG ATTGCCAAGTGGGTGCGAGAGGAGCTGTGTTCTGAAGGAACAAAACATTTCTTTGATGTTTGGCATGTTGGAAAAT CTCTAGGGAAGGCTTTGGATGCTGCCGCTAAAGAAAGGCACTGTGAGGACCTGAAGCTGTGGAAGCCAGCCATTGTCAATCACCTGTACTGGACTGCTGCTTCAACTCCTGATGGAGATCCAGATGTGATGCAGGTCAAATGGCAAAGCCTGGTGAACCATGTTCAGGACATTCATGAACATGACACCTCTGCATTTCCCTGCTGTGCACACCCACCTCTGGAGGGGGAACAGCAAAACAAGCAGTGGCTAGAACCAG ACTCAACAGTAGCAATGAAATTGGAGAGTGTAACTACTAGGGCAGCACTAGTGAAGGATATACGGCAGCTATCCCCACAGTACCAGACATACTCGTTGGAGGCATTTCACTCCCTCATCCTCCACTTTGCACCCAAACACACTGGGTTTTCATATCTTGGAAT